The nucleotide window CGCCGATCACCACGGTGGCCAGGGGTCGCTGCACTTCACTCCCGGTGCCGTTCGATAATAAGAGAGGAAGCAGACCGAACGCCGTGGTCAACGCGGTCATTAAAACAGGACGAAGTCGCCTCTTTGTACCCTCCAGGGACGCCTCGTCCACATCAATACCTTCTCGCAGCAACTGGTTCAGGTACGTCACCAGTACCATGCCGTTTTCGAGCGCGATACCAAACAGCGCGATAAAGCCCACGGAAGCGGGCACGGATAAATTCTGACCGGACAGCCAAAGCGCCGCCACACCGCCGACCAGGGCCAACGGTATATTGAACAAAATAAGCAAGGTGTTTTTCACTGAACCAAAACTGATATAAAGCATCAGGCTGATCAACAACAGCGTCACCGGAACGACTACCGCCAGGCGCCGACCGGCCTGTTGCTGCAGTTCGAACTGCCCGCCCCATTGGATAAAGTAACCGACGGGTAAATCAACATTGGCATGAATCAACTCCCGGGATGCTCGCACGAACGATCCGATATCCCTGCCGACGACATTGCATTGAACAACCGCGTAGCGCTGGTTGTTTTCCCGCATAATCTGTCTCGGCCCGACAATTTCTCGGATGACGGCCAACTGGGAAAGCGGAATTCGTTCACCGCCGGGAGCGGGAATCAAAATGTTCCCGATTGCTTCCCGGGTCCGGCGGAATTGCGGTTGATAACGCACATAAATATCAAATCGCCGTATGCCTTCAAAAACCTGTCCGGCGCCGGCACCGCCCACGGCCGTTCGAATCACCGATTGCACCGTTTCGATGTTTATGCCGTAACGGGCAATCTCTTGCCGGTTGGGACGGATCAGCAACTGCGGTGTGCCGGTCATCTGCTGAACCTGTACATCGGCGGCGCCTGGAACCGTACGGATCTGCGCGGCAATTTCTTCGGCTTTGTCTTTCAGGACGGGAATATCGGAACCGTACAGTTTAATCGCCAAATCCGCCTGAACACCGCTGATCAGTTCATCCACCGACAACTGGATGGGCTGTGTAATATTGGTCAGGACTCCGGGGAAATCGGCCAGTTTCTCACGCACGGCCGCTTCGATATGCGCCTGGGTCGGATGAACTTCCCATGCGGATTTTGGTTTCAAAATCACGTTTATATGGCTGACGTTGACAGGCGCGGAATGCGCGCCCACTTCCCCACGGCCGATGCGACTGACCACCTCGCTGACCTCGGGGATTTGTAAAAACCGTTTTTCGATCAGCATGATGTTGCGCTTGGTTTCATTGATTGAAATAGACGGCGAGAAGGTCAGATTCACCATCAATTCGCCTTCGTTCAAGCGCGGTGTAAATTCCGATCCCAAACGGGGAAACAGGATTGAACCGGTAATAACCAGCAAAGCCGCCAGGAATACCGCCCGATAGCGTTTCTTGATAAAAAAGCGCAGTAAGGGGCTGTATCCGCGGGTAATGACGCGAAGTAAAAAGTTTTCGTTTTGGCCGTTGTTATCCGGGCTTTTTTTTGATCGCTTCATCAGGAGTGACGCCAACACCGGCGCCACTACCAGGGCATAGATCAACGAACCAGACATGGCGATGGCGATCGTGTAAGCCAGGGGCCGGAATGTTTTGCCCTCCACGCCCTGAAGGGTAAACAACGGCAAAAAAACGACAACAATTATCGAAACAGCGAACAAGATCGGACGGCTCACTTCAAAAAACGCCCGCAGAACAATATGAATTCGTGATTCATCTTTATCCGCCTCATGCAGCTTGCGATCGATGTTTTCCACCAGCACAATCGTACCGTCCACCATCATGCCGATAGCGATAGCCAGACCGCCAAAAGTCATTAAATTGGCTGATATGCCAAGATATTTCATCACAACAAACGAAAACAGAACGGAAAACAGAATGGAGCCGGACACCACGATACTCGGGCGGATACTCCCCATGAATAAAAGCAGAACCAGAATCACCAAACAGATCCCCTGCAAAAGGGCGGAACTCACGGTATTCACCGCGGACTCCACAAGAGACTTCTGCTCATAGAACGGCACAATTTCCACGCCATCGGGAAGCATGCCCTGAATTTCCTCTAAACGTTTTTCCACCCGGCTTATGACAGTTGACGAATTGGTGCCGACGAGTTTTATCACCATTCCCGCGACAACTTCCTCTTCACCGTTCCGGGTCTGCAATCCACGCCTGATGGCGCCGCCGATTTTCACATCCGCGAGTTGGTACAGGTAAACCGGATTGCCGTTGACTGTTTTGATCACGATGGCTTTCAAATCCTCGATACCGGCCGCCAGGCCCTCGGAGCGAACGATAAACTGCTCGCCGTTTTTTTCCAGGTATTGGGCGCCGACGTTTACATTATTCGCGCGGACGCGTTCAAAGACGTGATCAAGCGTGACATGATAGGTGAGCAACGCGTTTGGATCTATATTGACCTGGAACTGTTTCTCCCAGCCGCCGATCCCCAACACCTCCGTAACGCCCGGAACGGTCTGCAGGTTGTATTTAACGATCCAATCCTGCATGGTCCGCAGATCTGTGAGTGAATACCGGCCGGTATTGTCTTTGAGATAGTAATAGAAAATCTGTCCCTGGCCGGTTGCAATGGGCCCCAATCGCGGATCTCCGAATCCTTCGGGAATCCGCTCCCGCGCCTCCTGCAGCCGCTCGTTGACCAATTGCCTGTTGAAATAGATATCCGTATCGTCCCGGAAATATATGTTGACAACCGAAAGGCCGAAATTGGATACCGAGCGGATTTTTTTCAGATTCGGTAAACCGTTCACCGCCACTTCCACCGGGTAGGTGACATATTTTTCAACCTCTTCCGGCGCCAGGCCTTCCGTTACGGTAAACACCTGGACCAGCGCGGGCGAAACATCCGGAAAGGCATCAACAGGGAGCTTGAAATAATTATAGATTCCCGCGGCAAACACAAATACCATCACCAGAACCGTAATCAATCGATTCTTCATTATGTGCTTTATCATCTGTTCCTCACCATGTTTCAGTGATGATGTCCGCCAAAAGATTTTTTCCGGAGCTCAGATTTCAATGTAAAGGCGCCTTCGGCGACATAAACCTGCCCGGCTTTCAAGCCGGCGGTGATCGCTGCTTTCTCTGCGTTGACGCGACCGATTTTTACCGGCAGGGGTTTAAAGCCGTCTTCATGCTTCACAAAAACCACATCCTGATCCTCAAACGTTGTCACGGCGCTTTGGGGAACGAGCAGAGGCACCATATTTTCACCCGCGATAACCCTGCCGTTGACGAATAATCCCGGGCGCCAGATATGAGCATGCTTTTCGTTTTCCAGAACGACGCGTGCCGTCGCGGTCCTGGTTTCTTTACTCACCACGGGTGAGATGTAGGAAATCAGACCGGTTGCGGTACGGGCGTCGGGCGGCGCGTTAATGATGACTTTTTGTCCCACCTCGATGTCGGGCAGGTCTTTCTGATAAATGTTCAGGTTTACCCAGACTTTGCTTAAATCGGCGATGGTAAATGCATGACCGCCGCCGGAAACCACCTCGCCCGGGGTCAGATGCATGTCGATGACTTCGCCGTTGATCAAGGATTTCATTGCATAAGGCGAAAGGCTCTCATTGCTTTCAATAATCGCCAGCACCTCGCCTCTTTTCACGGGATCGCCGATTTTCTTGCGCACTTCTTTGACAATGCCGGGAAATCTGGGAAAAATGTGCGCCAATCGATCAGGATCGATGACAATCTCTCCCGTCAAATCCACATACTGTTCAAGTTGCCCCGGACCGGCCACGGCCAGTTCAATCCCGAATTCGTTGATTTCCTCATCGGAAAGCCGGACCACTTCTTCTGCGTGTTCTGTTTCCTCATGTTCATTCTCATCCGTTTCAGTGTGTGCTCGAGGCGGTTCATTGGAACACTGCATGAAAACAGCGGCCGAAGTGACAACCAGAAACAATATCAACAGCATGCGAACGGTGTTTTGCGATTTCATTTTCACTTTCATTTTATTGTCCTTTCCCTTTAATTATTTTCGTACTTGATCCAGGCGTTGACCGATCAGACGTTCCATCCGGGCCACATTCCGGTGATAGTCTTTTGCGGCGTTCAAACGTTGTGCACGGACCTGGAACAACGTGCGCCGGGCGTCCAGCACTTCCAGGAAACCAAATTTGCCCATCCGATTGCCCTGATTGATCATTTCAAAAGCATTCCGCGCTTCGGGGATGACGGTTGTTGTTAACGTGTTTATTTCCTGGTATGAAGCGGAAAGCCGGTTGTAAATTTCCGCCAGCCGTGTGTTCAGGGCAATTTCCACGGCGCGTTTTTGCTGTTGCGCCTGACGCTTCCGGTACTGCGCGGCCTGAATGTTTCCCTTGTTGCGATTAAAAAGCGCCAGCGGCAAAGACAAGCCCACAACCACGGCATTGCCGCCGCTTTCGTTCAGGCGTCGGTAGCCGCCGCTGATCACGGGATCCGGAACACGTTGTGCTTTTTCCAGCTCGACCTCGGCATCCCGCCGTTGCATCTCCACCGCCCAACGGGCAATGTCGGGATTTTGTGAAATCAACAAAGACAATTGTTCCATCGCGGGCAATTCCACCAGATTTTCCAGATTCCCCGCGACGCAATCAAACCGCGGCTGTTTGGCGCCCCAGGTTGCGGCCAGGCGTTTGCGGGCCGACAGCAACTCTTTCCGCAGGCGTTCCGACTCGATCCGTGTGATTGACAATTCCACCCGGGCGCGCGCCGCTTCCGCCGGAGAAGCCCGCCCTGCCTTAACCCGCCGGTTTATGCTTTCCAGAAATTCTTCGGCAATGCGGACAAGTTCATTTTGCAACTCGATGCGGCGCTGCAGGGCCAGGGTTTCAGTAAACTCAGTCACCACTTTCACAAACACATTCAATTTCGCCGCTTCATAATCCCAAGCGGCCAAATCGGCCCTCAAAGTGGCTGCCTGCACGCGTTTGGCTCTTTTACCCCCCAACTCGACCAGTTGACCAATGGAAAGGGTCCATTCCGCTCCCAAAGATCCATTGAGCGAGCCACTGCCCGGAAAACTTTCTATTTCGGCCCCCAGCTCCGGATTTGGCGGCAAGCCGGCCTGCAGGGCGTGGGCTTCCTGAATGCGCGTCTCATAAGAAAACGCCGCCAATTCAGGATTGTGCGCCAGGGCCAGCGTCAGCGCATCGGCAAGTGACAGGCTTGCCTGGCTCAGGAGTTGTTCCGTCTGTATTGAATCGGGCCGCGGTTGCGAAATTTCCCTGACCAACGGCGCCGCCTGCGGGACCACCGTTGTCGTACGATATGAGGCGCATCCGCTTAACCCCCATATCAGGAAAAGTATCAGGAATAATCTATGCATGCCAAGCCTCCGGGATGTTTTTGTTGAATTCGTGATCGATCCTTTATTCAGACCGGAAAAAGGATCATCGCACCTGAAAAAGAAATTTTTTCAGGTGAGAAAGGATTGGAAGAGAATGGTGCGGGATATTTCCGGTATGGTGGAGAACAACGGATAACTCAGGGGTTGTGCCTTTTTTTGGCAATTCGCATTCTCTGATAATGAAAACAATGCCGCCTGAAAAGCAAAACCCAATAGCCGGGACGCATTTGGCTGCGGTTTGGTGGTATCCGAGATCAGATTGCAGAAGTCGACCTGCTCGGGATGATGTTCAGCCGAAGCATGGCCGATCAATTCGGAATAGAGAAATATTGTGATAAAGGCAATTAAAACAATGGTTCCGGTATATTTAATAAATTTTGTGTTCACATATCCTTTTTCAATTTGCCTTTTTTGTTTTTGTCTGCGAAGGACATTCATGATCATTCCAGAATATGGTTCATGGCTTCATTCACGAGATTCTCGATGTGGTTGTCCTCCAGAGAATAATAGACCTTTTTCCCGGATTTTCGAAACGCCACAATTTTCAACCCTTTTAAGATTCTCAATTGATGTGAAATGGCGGAAACCGATATGTTGGCAACGGTCGCCAGATCACACACGCACAATTCTTCCTGCGCCAACGCCAGCACTATTTTTAAACGCGTCGCATCGCCGAGCGCTTTAAATGTTTCCGATAAATCATGAACATCCTTTAGATCGGGCAGTTTTCCCTTGACCCGATTCACTTTTTCAGGATCAACAACACTTGCCTCGCAGATCTCTATTTTATTGTTCATTCAAAAATCGTAACACTTGATCATTTGCTCAAGCGT belongs to Candidatus Aminicenantes bacterium and includes:
- a CDS encoding ArsR family transcriptional regulator translates to MNNKIEICEASVVDPEKVNRVKGKLPDLKDVHDLSETFKALGDATRLKIVLALAQEELCVCDLATVANISVSAISHQLRILKGLKIVAFRKSGKKVYYSLEDNHIENLVNEAMNHILE
- a CDS encoding HlyD family efflux transporter periplasmic adaptor subunit, producing MKVKMKSQNTVRMLLILFLVVTSAAVFMQCSNEPPRAHTETDENEHEETEHAEEVVRLSDEEINEFGIELAVAGPGQLEQYVDLTGEIVIDPDRLAHIFPRFPGIVKEVRKKIGDPVKRGEVLAIIESNESLSPYAMKSLINGEVIDMHLTPGEVVSGGGHAFTIADLSKVWVNLNIYQKDLPDIEVGQKVIINAPPDARTATGLISYISPVVSKETRTATARVVLENEKHAHIWRPGLFVNGRVIAGENMVPLLVPQSAVTTFEDQDVVFVKHEDGFKPLPVKIGRVNAEKAAITAGLKAGQVYVAEGAFTLKSELRKKSFGGHHH
- a CDS encoding TolC family protein, coding for MHRLFLILFLIWGLSGCASYRTTTVVPQAAPLVREISQPRPDSIQTEQLLSQASLSLADALTLALAHNPELAAFSYETRIQEAHALQAGLPPNPELGAEIESFPGSGSLNGSLGAEWTLSIGQLVELGGKRAKRVQAATLRADLAAWDYEAAKLNVFVKVVTEFTETLALQRRIELQNELVRIAEEFLESINRRVKAGRASPAEAARARVELSITRIESERLRKELLSARKRLAATWGAKQPRFDCVAGNLENLVELPAMEQLSLLISQNPDIARWAVEMQRRDAEVELEKAQRVPDPVISGGYRRLNESGGNAVVVGLSLPLALFNRNKGNIQAAQYRKRQAQQQKRAVEIALNTRLAEIYNRLSASYQEINTLTTTVIPEARNAFEMINQGNRMGKFGFLEVLDARRTLFQVRAQRLNAAKDYHRNVARMERLIGQRLDQVRK
- a CDS encoding efflux RND transporter permease subunit is translated as MIKHIMKNRLITVLVMVFVFAAGIYNYFKLPVDAFPDVSPALVQVFTVTEGLAPEEVEKYVTYPVEVAVNGLPNLKKIRSVSNFGLSVVNIYFRDDTDIYFNRQLVNERLQEARERIPEGFGDPRLGPIATGQGQIFYYYLKDNTGRYSLTDLRTMQDWIVKYNLQTVPGVTEVLGIGGWEKQFQVNIDPNALLTYHVTLDHVFERVRANNVNVGAQYLEKNGEQFIVRSEGLAAGIEDLKAIVIKTVNGNPVYLYQLADVKIGGAIRRGLQTRNGEEEVVAGMVIKLVGTNSSTVISRVEKRLEEIQGMLPDGVEIVPFYEQKSLVESAVNTVSSALLQGICLVILVLLLFMGSIRPSIVVSGSILFSVLFSFVVMKYLGISANLMTFGGLAIAIGMMVDGTIVLVENIDRKLHEADKDESRIHIVLRAFFEVSRPILFAVSIIVVVFLPLFTLQGVEGKTFRPLAYTIAIAMSGSLIYALVVAPVLASLLMKRSKKSPDNNGQNENFLLRVITRGYSPLLRFFIKKRYRAVFLAALLVITGSILFPRLGSEFTPRLNEGELMVNLTFSPSISINETKRNIMLIEKRFLQIPEVSEVVSRIGRGEVGAHSAPVNVSHINVILKPKSAWEVHPTQAHIEAAVREKLADFPGVLTNITQPIQLSVDELISGVQADLAIKLYGSDIPVLKDKAEEIAAQIRTVPGAADVQVQQMTGTPQLLIRPNRQEIARYGINIETVQSVIRTAVGGAGAGQVFEGIRRFDIYVRYQPQFRRTREAIGNILIPAPGGERIPLSQLAVIREIVGPRQIMRENNQRYAVVQCNVVGRDIGSFVRASRELIHANVDLPVGYFIQWGGQFELQQQAGRRLAVVVPVTLLLISLMLYISFGSVKNTLLILFNIPLALVGGVAALWLSGQNLSVPASVGFIALFGIALENGMVLVTYLNQLLREGIDVDEASLEGTKRRLRPVLMTALTTAFGLLPLLLSNGTGSEVQRPLATVVIGGLVTSTMLTLLVIPAIYKWFNVKMESSG